One Streptomyces drozdowiczii DNA segment encodes these proteins:
- a CDS encoding NUDIX domain-containing protein — protein MTERPVVKRTARAILLDGDDLILIKRTKPGVDPYWLTPGGGVEPEDATVVDALHREVDEELGAKITDVVPCFVDTVEHIEEGGVKGVKVQHFFVCRLDSMDLSLRHGPEIDAPCGEYDVVRVPFSRVGIAAVHLVPLSLRHYLDGNIEGVRALHAADLG, from the coding sequence ATGACCGAACGTCCTGTGGTCAAGCGCACCGCACGCGCCATCCTCCTCGACGGTGACGACCTCATCCTCATCAAGCGCACCAAGCCCGGGGTGGACCCGTACTGGCTCACGCCGGGTGGCGGGGTCGAGCCCGAGGACGCCACCGTGGTCGACGCCCTGCACCGCGAGGTGGACGAGGAGCTGGGCGCCAAGATCACCGACGTGGTGCCCTGCTTCGTCGACACCGTGGAACACATCGAGGAGGGCGGAGTGAAGGGCGTCAAGGTCCAGCACTTCTTCGTCTGCCGCCTCGACTCCATGGACCTGTCCCTGCGCCACGGCCCCGAGATCGACGCCCCCTGCGGCGAGTACGACGTCGTACGCGTGCCCTTCAGCCGGGTCGGGATCGCAGCGGTGCACCTCGTGCCGCTGTCGTTGCGGCACTACCTGGACGGCAATATCGAGGGAGTCCGGGCCCTGCACGCCGCCGACCTGGGCTGA
- a CDS encoding cupin domain-containing protein has protein sequence MKAFRLDELEAERAANDGAYLQFLRERNMSVGLYALDAGDLDPQKPHSQDEVYFVVSGRASITVGMETTQVGRGSVVYVPAGTAHKFHHITEDLRVMVVFSPPEG, from the coding sequence ATGAAGGCATTCAGGCTGGACGAGCTGGAGGCGGAACGGGCCGCCAACGACGGTGCTTACCTGCAGTTCCTTCGCGAGCGGAACATGTCGGTCGGCCTGTACGCGCTGGACGCCGGCGACCTCGACCCGCAGAAGCCGCACAGCCAGGACGAGGTCTACTTCGTGGTCAGCGGTCGCGCCTCGATCACCGTCGGCATGGAAACGACACAGGTGGGAAGAGGGAGTGTCGTGTATGTACCCGCAGGCACGGCCCACAAGTTCCACCACATCACCGAGGACCTGCGCGTGATGGTGGTCTTCTCGCCGCCCGAGGGATGA
- a CDS encoding SsgA family sporulation/cell division regulator: protein MRESVQAEVMMSFLVSEELSFRIPVELRYEVCDPYAIRMTFHLPGDAPVTWAFGRELLLDGLNSPSGDGDVHIAPTEPEGLCDVHIRLQVGADRALFRAGTAPLVAFLDRTDKLVPLGQECTLGDFDGNLEEALGRILAEEQNAG, encoded by the coding sequence ATGCGCGAGTCGGTTCAAGCTGAGGTCATGATGAGCTTCCTCGTCTCCGAGGAGCTCTCATTCCGTATCCCGGTGGAGCTCCGGTACGAAGTGTGCGATCCGTACGCGATCCGGATGACCTTCCATCTGCCCGGCGACGCCCCCGTCACCTGGGCCTTCGGCCGTGAGCTGCTGCTCGACGGCCTCAACAGCCCCAGTGGTGACGGCGATGTCCACATCGCGCCGACCGAGCCCGAGGGGCTGTGCGATGTCCACATCCGGTTGCAGGTGGGCGCCGACCGTGCGCTCTTCCGGGCGGGCACGGCACCTCTCGTCGCCTTCCTCGACCGTACGGACAAGCTGGTGCCGCTCGGGCAGGAGTGCACGCTGGGTGACTTCGACGGCAATCTGGAGGAGGCGCTGGGGCGCATTCTGGCCGAAGAGCAGAACGCGGGCTGA
- a CDS encoding DUF5326 family protein, whose translation MAVREIFAGMPWWVKWIAVPVIAIVVFGGLIASLVAFVVGLLFKILIFVILVGGLVFLVRKFMSSSSGNGW comes from the coding sequence ATGGCCGTGCGGGAGATATTCGCTGGGATGCCCTGGTGGGTGAAGTGGATCGCGGTGCCCGTGATCGCGATCGTCGTGTTCGGTGGCCTGATCGCCAGCCTGGTCGCGTTCGTGGTCGGTCTGCTCTTCAAGATCCTGATCTTCGTGATCCTGGTCGGCGGCCTCGTCTTCCTCGTACGGAAGTTCATGTCGTCGTCCTCCGGAAACGGCTGGTGA
- a CDS encoding LysR family transcriptional regulator, which produces MDLALLRTFVTVHRAGSFTRAAALLGLSQPAVTSQIRTLERQLGRPLFLRRARGVTPTTIGDELAHRAAPHLDALVEIAETDLDEESGVRTLHLAGPPEFLSLRVLPALTPLIAQGLALRGSFSADTDEALEGLAAGHHDLAVVTARPRGELLTATPLCDEEHVLVASPRWAGRLGPGTLRRNGPVVLEQLPVVEVHESLPLVSRYWAAVFDSAPAAAGAVIAPDLRAVLECAAAGAGLAVLPRYLCEDALERGEVVALLDPPVPPLRTYFLAARTGTLALPHLARAHEWLLRAAADW; this is translated from the coding sequence GTGGATCTGGCCCTGCTGCGCACCTTCGTCACGGTCCACCGGGCCGGCTCGTTCACCCGCGCCGCCGCGCTGCTGGGCCTCTCGCAGCCCGCCGTGACCTCCCAGATACGCACCCTGGAACGGCAGCTCGGCCGCCCGCTGTTCCTGCGCAGGGCCCGGGGCGTGACCCCGACGACCATCGGCGACGAACTCGCGCACCGGGCCGCTCCGCACCTGGACGCGCTGGTCGAGATCGCCGAGACCGACCTCGACGAGGAGTCGGGCGTACGGACCCTGCATCTGGCGGGACCGCCGGAATTCCTCTCCCTGCGCGTCCTGCCCGCGCTCACACCGCTGATCGCCCAGGGCCTCGCGCTGCGCGGGTCGTTCTCCGCCGACACGGACGAGGCCCTGGAGGGCCTGGCCGCCGGTCACCACGACCTGGCCGTCGTGACGGCACGACCGCGCGGGGAACTGCTCACCGCCACCCCGCTCTGCGACGAGGAGCACGTCCTGGTCGCCTCTCCGCGCTGGGCCGGCCGGCTGGGGCCCGGCACGCTGCGACGCAACGGCCCCGTGGTCCTGGAGCAGCTGCCCGTGGTGGAGGTGCACGAAAGCCTGCCGCTCGTCTCCCGCTACTGGGCCGCCGTCTTCGACAGTGCGCCCGCGGCCGCCGGCGCCGTCATCGCCCCGGACCTGCGGGCGGTCCTGGAGTGCGCGGCCGCCGGTGCCGGGCTCGCCGTGCTGCCGCGCTATCTGTGCGAGGACGCGTTGGAACGAGGCGAGGTGGTGGCGCTCCTCGATCCTCCGGTCCCGCCCCTGCGCACGTACTTCCTGGCCGCGCGGACCGGCACGCTCGCGCTTCCGCATCTCGCCCGGGCGCACGAATGGCTGCTGCGGGCGGCGGCCGACTGGTGA
- a CDS encoding cystathionine gamma-lyase, with translation MSTQGDGTRAVRAGLPEPQQYEPTLPGPVFAAHFHLSGEPTGPYTYGRDGNPTWTRLEQAIGELEAPGEDVETTVFASGMAAISAVLFSQARSGDAVVLPDDGYQALPLLREQLEAYGVEVRTAPTGGDAQLAVLEGAKLLWLETPSNPGLDVCDVRRLVEAAHAGGTLVAVDNTLATPLGQRPLELGADFSVASDTKGMTGHGDVLLGHVTCRNPELTAGVRRWRKIAGAIPGPMEAWLAHRSLATLELRIERQCANALVLAEVLAKHQAVSGLRYPGLPTDPSYANAVRQMRRFGSVVSFVLADRETAERFLAALRLVEDATSFGGVRSTAERRGRWGGDSVPEGFIRFSVGAENPADLVADVEQALAAATAGS, from the coding sequence ATGAGCACCCAGGGCGACGGAACGCGCGCGGTACGCGCGGGACTGCCGGAACCGCAGCAGTACGAGCCCACCCTCCCCGGACCGGTCTTCGCCGCGCACTTCCACCTGTCCGGCGAGCCGACCGGCCCCTACACCTACGGGCGGGACGGCAACCCGACCTGGACCCGGCTGGAACAGGCCATCGGGGAACTCGAGGCACCGGGCGAGGACGTGGAGACCACCGTCTTCGCCTCCGGAATGGCGGCGATCTCGGCCGTCCTGTTCTCCCAGGCGCGTAGCGGCGATGCCGTCGTCCTCCCCGACGACGGCTACCAGGCACTTCCCCTGCTGCGCGAGCAGCTGGAGGCGTACGGGGTCGAGGTGCGGACCGCGCCGACCGGCGGCGACGCCCAGCTCGCCGTCCTGGAGGGCGCGAAGCTCCTGTGGCTGGAGACGCCCTCCAACCCGGGCCTCGACGTCTGCGACGTGCGGCGCCTCGTCGAGGCCGCGCACGCCGGCGGCACGCTGGTCGCCGTCGACAACACCCTCGCCACCCCGCTCGGCCAGCGCCCGCTGGAGCTGGGCGCCGACTTCTCCGTGGCCAGTGACACCAAGGGCATGACGGGCCACGGCGACGTGCTGCTCGGCCATGTGACCTGCCGCAACCCCGAGCTCACGGCCGGAGTGCGGCGCTGGCGCAAGATCGCCGGTGCGATCCCCGGTCCGATGGAGGCATGGCTGGCGCACCGGTCCCTGGCGACGCTGGAGCTGCGGATCGAGCGGCAGTGCGCCAACGCCCTCGTGCTCGCCGAGGTGCTCGCCAAGCACCAGGCCGTCTCCGGGCTGCGCTACCCCGGCCTGCCCACCGACCCCTCGTACGCCAACGCGGTACGCCAGATGCGGCGCTTCGGCTCGGTGGTGTCGTTCGTGCTCGCCGACCGGGAAACCGCGGAGCGCTTCCTTGCCGCCCTGCGGCTGGTCGAGGACGCCACCAGCTTCGGAGGCGTACGCTCCACCGCCGAGCGCCGGGGCCGCTGGGGCGGCGATTCCGTACCGGAAGGCTTCATCCGCTTCTCCGTCGGCGCCGAGAACCCCGCCGACCTGGTGGCCGATGTCGAACAGGCGCTGGCCGCGGCCACCGCGGGGAGCTGA
- a CDS encoding GNAT family N-acetyltransferase produces the protein MPSSLPRPLSDLPIRRLTRDDLVVCADLSEDRGWPRDEERWTLLLAAGTGYGIDDPDSKGLMASCVVVSYGSELAAVGMLLVAGRHARRGVGRYLMQRVIEAAGDTPLSLHATASGRPLYEELGFAPVGRTVRLSGTFRPAAGAGPKPFGGSGAVIRSASAHDLRAVVQLDSVVFGLDRTHLLTRLPTFADHLRVAEEDGELTGFAALSPSAANHAVGPLIAKDTATAQLLVASLAEATDRPLRVDVDARHEDLLGWLGRCGLRSDTETTVMTLGGRQHADWPRYFAPFSLATG, from the coding sequence ATGCCCAGCTCATTGCCCCGCCCGCTGTCCGATCTCCCCATCCGGCGCCTCACTCGGGACGACCTGGTCGTCTGCGCCGATCTCAGCGAGGACCGGGGCTGGCCTCGCGACGAGGAGCGCTGGACGCTGCTGCTCGCCGCCGGCACGGGCTACGGCATCGATGACCCCGACAGCAAGGGCCTGATGGCGTCCTGTGTGGTGGTCTCGTACGGCTCCGAGCTGGCCGCCGTCGGCATGCTGCTCGTCGCCGGGCGCCATGCCCGGCGCGGAGTCGGCCGGTATCTGATGCAGCGGGTGATCGAGGCTGCCGGGGACACCCCGCTCAGCCTCCATGCGACAGCCTCGGGCCGCCCTCTTTACGAAGAACTCGGATTCGCGCCGGTGGGGCGGACCGTCCGGCTGAGCGGGACCTTCCGGCCGGCTGCGGGAGCCGGGCCGAAGCCTTTCGGCGGCTCCGGGGCTGTCATCCGGTCTGCTTCCGCCCACGACCTGCGGGCTGTGGTGCAGCTGGACTCGGTCGTCTTCGGGCTCGACCGCACGCATCTGCTGACCCGGCTCCCGACGTTCGCCGACCACCTGCGGGTCGCCGAGGAGGATGGGGAGCTGACCGGGTTCGCCGCGCTCTCGCCGAGCGCGGCGAACCATGCGGTCGGGCCGCTGATCGCCAAGGACACCGCCACGGCGCAGCTGCTCGTGGCCTCACTGGCCGAGGCGACGGACCGACCGCTGCGGGTGGACGTCGACGCCCGCCACGAGGACCTGCTGGGCTGGCTCGGGCGCTGTGGGCTGCGGTCGGACACCGAGACCACGGTGATGACGCTCGGCGGGCGGCAGCACGCGGACTGGCCTCGGTACTTCGCCCCCTTCAGCCTCGCCACGGGCTGA
- a CDS encoding YibE/F family protein, which translates to MTPPHRDPEPQGHQHTHSHGPAAPVSTRLRKVIAAVLIPFAAAVLVGLVALWPNGAPAHDRTGVGFDRQTQQGKVVSVVETDCKDVNAAQLPVSGETQPPVDRPASGGLCEKATVEVTTGPDSGRRFVEVVQPDAPRQLREGQGVVVAYAPDAPHDLQYSVTDVNRKFPLYLLAGIFALAVVLVGRMRGVMALVALALSFAVLTLFILPAILQGSNPLLVAVVGAGAIMLIALYICHGPTARTSVAVIGTLISLLLIGLLGSLFIGWASLTGNTDDNTGLIHGLYPHIDMSGLLLAGVIIGSLGVLDDVTVTQTSAVWELRQANPTMSAKQLYRAGIRIGRDHIASVVNTLVLAYAGAALPLLLLFTVAQSSVGTVANSELVAEEIVRTLVGSIGLVASVPVTTALAALVVSADRTGVGAEAGASAPVRSGRGRRRRARS; encoded by the coding sequence GTGACGCCCCCTCATCGCGACCCAGAACCGCAGGGCCATCAGCACACGCACAGCCATGGCCCGGCCGCACCCGTCTCCACCCGTCTGCGCAAGGTGATCGCCGCCGTGCTGATCCCCTTCGCGGCCGCCGTACTCGTCGGCCTCGTGGCGCTCTGGCCGAATGGCGCGCCGGCGCACGACCGGACAGGTGTCGGATTCGACCGGCAGACCCAGCAGGGAAAGGTGGTGAGCGTCGTCGAGACCGACTGCAAGGACGTGAACGCCGCCCAGCTTCCCGTCAGCGGCGAGACCCAACCCCCCGTGGACCGGCCGGCATCCGGCGGCCTCTGCGAGAAGGCCACCGTCGAGGTCACGACCGGCCCCGACTCGGGGCGCCGGTTCGTCGAGGTCGTCCAGCCGGACGCACCGAGGCAACTGCGGGAGGGCCAGGGGGTGGTGGTGGCGTACGCCCCCGACGCGCCCCATGACCTCCAGTACTCCGTGACGGACGTGAACCGGAAGTTCCCTCTGTATTTGCTGGCCGGGATCTTCGCCCTCGCGGTGGTGCTCGTGGGCAGGATGCGCGGGGTCATGGCCCTGGTGGCGCTCGCCCTGTCGTTCGCCGTACTGACCCTGTTCATCCTTCCGGCCATACTTCAGGGCTCGAATCCGCTGCTGGTGGCGGTCGTCGGGGCCGGAGCGATCATGCTGATCGCGCTCTACATCTGCCACGGGCCGACCGCCCGCACCTCCGTCGCCGTCATCGGCACCCTGATCTCACTGCTCCTGATCGGGCTGCTCGGCTCGCTCTTCATCGGCTGGGCGAGCCTGACCGGGAACACCGACGACAACACCGGCCTCATCCACGGCCTGTATCCGCACATCGACATGAGCGGACTGCTGCTGGCCGGCGTCATCATCGGCTCCCTTGGCGTGCTCGACGACGTCACGGTCACCCAGACCTCGGCGGTCTGGGAGCTGCGCCAGGCGAACCCCACCATGAGTGCGAAGCAGCTCTACCGGGCAGGGATCAGAATCGGCCGCGATCACATCGCCTCCGTGGTCAACACCCTGGTGCTCGCCTATGCGGGCGCGGCGCTGCCCCTCCTGCTGCTGTTCACGGTCGCGCAGAGCAGCGTGGGGACGGTCGCCAACAGCGAGCTGGTGGCCGAGGAGATCGTGCGCACCCTCGTCGGCTCGATCGGACTGGTCGCCTCCGTGCCGGTGACGACAGCGCTGGCGGCGCTGGTCGTCTCCGCGGACCGCACGGGGGTCGGCGCGGAAGCCGGGGCTTCGGCACCCGTGCGGAGCGGCAGGGGCCGGCGACGGCGGGCGAGGTCGTGA
- a CDS encoding metallophosphoesterase translates to MTQGAGQEPVVRTATLRDFRVPPYAQSPAPPASPHPGNAFPEGGTPEGYTPTARDLPVISRDEPAQVQPVPEPRPAAGPGLGPLYVVGDVHGYLDELLAALAEQGLIDSEGRWAAGNARLWFLGDFTDRGPDGIGVIDLVMRLSAEAAAAGGYCKALMGNHELLLIGAKRFGDTPVNSGAGTATFQAAWLLNGGQKSDMERLQDVHLQWMSRLDAVVEEDGHLLMHSDTTAYLDYGSTIEDVNDTVHAILTRNDADECWDLFRKLTKRFAFRDDSGAQAVQELMAAYGGRRVVHGHSPIPYLTGEVGSEDGADGAGPQVDGPHVYADGLAIAMDGGVTMAGKLLVVRLPLHD, encoded by the coding sequence ATGACACAGGGGGCCGGTCAGGAACCCGTGGTGCGGACGGCGACGTTGCGCGACTTCCGCGTACCGCCCTATGCGCAGTCCCCCGCGCCGCCCGCGTCGCCGCACCCGGGGAACGCCTTCCCCGAGGGCGGCACTCCGGAGGGGTACACCCCCACGGCGCGCGATCTCCCCGTCATCAGCCGCGACGAACCCGCCCAGGTGCAGCCCGTGCCCGAACCACGCCCCGCCGCCGGCCCGGGCCTCGGCCCCCTCTACGTGGTCGGTGACGTCCACGGCTACCTGGACGAGCTGCTCGCGGCCCTCGCCGAGCAGGGCCTGATCGACTCCGAAGGCCGCTGGGCGGCGGGCAACGCGCGCCTCTGGTTCCTCGGCGACTTCACGGACCGGGGCCCCGACGGCATCGGCGTCATCGACCTCGTCATGCGGCTCTCCGCCGAGGCCGCGGCCGCCGGCGGATACTGCAAGGCCCTGATGGGCAACCACGAGCTGCTGCTCATCGGCGCCAAGCGGTTCGGCGACACCCCGGTGAACTCCGGCGCGGGAACGGCCACCTTCCAGGCGGCCTGGCTGCTCAACGGCGGGCAGAAGTCGGACATGGAGCGCCTTCAGGACGTCCACCTCCAGTGGATGTCCCGGCTCGACGCCGTCGTCGAGGAGGACGGGCACCTCCTGATGCACTCGGACACGACGGCGTACCTCGACTACGGCTCCACCATCGAGGACGTCAACGACACGGTGCACGCCATCCTCACGCGCAACGACGCCGACGAGTGCTGGGACCTGTTCCGCAAGCTCACCAAGCGGTTCGCCTTCCGCGACGACTCGGGCGCCCAGGCCGTCCAGGAGCTGATGGCGGCCTACGGCGGCCGGCGCGTCGTCCATGGCCACAGCCCCATCCCGTACCTGACCGGCGAGGTCGGCTCCGAGGACGGCGCGGACGGTGCCGGGCCTCAGGTCGACGGGCCGCATGTGTACGCGGACGGGCTCGCCATCGCCATGGACGGCGGGGTGACCATGGCCGGAAAGCTACTGGTCGTCCGACTCCCCCTGCATGACTGA
- a CDS encoding phage holin family protein has protein sequence MKNFVVKTIANAGALAVAIWLVQDITLTGGSTGRKALTLVLVALVFGLVNVVVKPIVKLLTLPLFILTLGLITLVVNALMLLLTSWLAGVLDLSFHVEGFWTAVLGGLIISIVSWALNVVLPDED, from the coding sequence ATGAAGAATTTCGTAGTCAAGACGATCGCCAACGCGGGTGCGCTGGCCGTGGCCATCTGGCTGGTCCAGGACATCACGCTGACCGGCGGCAGCACCGGCCGCAAGGCCCTGACCCTGGTCCTCGTCGCGCTGGTCTTCGGCCTGGTCAACGTCGTGGTCAAGCCGATCGTGAAGCTGCTCACCCTGCCCCTCTTCATCCTCACGCTGGGACTGATCACCCTCGTGGTGAACGCCCTGATGCTGCTGCTCACCTCGTGGCTGGCCGGGGTGCTCGACCTGAGCTTCCACGTCGAAGGCTTCTGGACCGCCGTCCTCGGTGGCCTGATCATCTCGATCGTGTCCTGGGCGCTGAACGTCGTCCTCCCGGACGAGGACTGA
- a CDS encoding IclR family transcriptional regulator → MTAASSTAVPTLIGSVQRALRLLEAVGTHRDGAPAKQLAREAGLPLPTAYHLLRTLTHEGYLRRENGVFRFGAAAERLMGDRAAQSRRSVMARSLGRWRDIVGAPVYCAIYREGEIELLAVADSPERPAVDEWAAFRETGHAHAIGQCLLSRLDEKAREDHLDRHPVRPLTRYSVRDRAAFLARLRSLERTEPVIERQEYALGTVCAAFPITAGFTAAAMAISVPLHEEDRLLPAVERLRGEVSSLLRSFVFSISI, encoded by the coding sequence TTGACCGCGGCATCGAGTACGGCTGTTCCGACGCTCATCGGGTCGGTGCAGCGGGCGCTGAGACTGCTGGAGGCTGTGGGCACCCATCGCGACGGGGCCCCGGCCAAACAGCTCGCGAGGGAAGCGGGGCTTCCCCTTCCCACCGCCTACCACCTGCTGCGGACCTTGACCCACGAGGGGTATCTGCGCCGGGAGAACGGCGTCTTCCGCTTCGGCGCCGCCGCCGAACGGCTGATGGGCGATCGCGCCGCTCAGAGCCGCCGCAGCGTCATGGCCCGTTCGCTGGGCCGCTGGCGGGACATCGTCGGAGCCCCGGTGTACTGCGCCATCTATCGCGAGGGCGAGATCGAGCTCCTCGCCGTGGCGGACAGCCCCGAGCGGCCGGCGGTCGACGAGTGGGCGGCGTTCCGCGAGACCGGGCACGCGCACGCGATCGGCCAGTGTCTGCTGAGCCGGCTGGACGAGAAGGCGCGCGAGGACCACCTGGACCGGCACCCGGTGCGCCCGCTGACCCGGTACTCGGTGCGCGACCGTGCGGCGTTCCTCGCCCGGCTGCGGTCGCTGGAGCGTACGGAACCGGTCATCGAGCGACAGGAGTACGCGCTCGGGACCGTCTGCGCGGCCTTCCCCATCACGGCCGGATTCACCGCCGCCGCGATGGCCATTTCGGTACCCCTCCACGAGGAGGATCGGTTGCTGCCCGCAGTCGAACGACTACGCGGCGAAGTGTCGAGCCTCTTGCGTTCGTTCGTGTTCTCTATCAGTATCTGA
- the thiC gene encoding phosphomethylpyrimidine synthase ThiC — protein sequence MTTSDTRTPASNQGDEAGKSIGWHKGYVQGPRPDIRVPVRQVHLTNGKDVTLYDTSGPYTDPAAETDVRRGLAPLRENWIIARSDTEEYAGRPARPEDDGLKHTSPRGGLRNLDAVFPGRPRRPRRSRDGRPVTQLAYARRGEITPEMEYVAVRENVPAEVVREEIAAGRAVLPANVNHPETEPMIIGKRFLVKVNANIGNSAVTSSIEEEVDKMTWATRWGADTVMDLSTGRNIHTTREWVLRNSPVPIGTVPLYQALEKVDGRAEELTWEIYKDTVIEQAEQGVDYMTVHAGVRLPYVPLTARRKTGIVSRGGSIMAAWCLAHHKESFLYEHFEELCEILAAYDVTYSLGDGLRPGSIADANDEAQFAELRTLGELNTVAKRFGVQTMIEGPGHVPMHKIKENIDLQQEICEEAPFYTLGPLTTDIAPAYDHITSGIGAAMIAWWGTAMLCYVTPKEHLGLPNRDDVKTGVITYKIAAHAADLAKGHPGAQEWDDALSDARFEFRWEDQFNLALDPDTAREFHDETLPAEPAKTAHFCSMCGPKFCSMKISHSITEQFGGANGAEATAEEIAEGMLGKSREFAAGGNRVYLPLAD from the coding sequence ATGACCACATCGGACACACGCACGCCTGCCTCCAACCAGGGCGACGAGGCCGGGAAGTCCATCGGCTGGCACAAGGGATACGTCCAGGGGCCGCGCCCCGACATCCGGGTGCCGGTCCGCCAGGTGCACCTGACCAACGGCAAGGACGTGACGCTGTACGACACGTCCGGGCCGTACACCGACCCCGCGGCCGAGACCGACGTCCGGCGCGGCCTCGCACCGCTCCGGGAGAACTGGATCATCGCCCGCAGCGACACCGAGGAGTACGCGGGCCGCCCCGCCCGTCCCGAGGACGACGGGCTCAAGCACACCTCGCCGCGAGGTGGACTGCGCAATCTGGACGCGGTGTTCCCCGGCCGCCCGCGCCGCCCGCGGCGGAGCCGGGACGGACGGCCCGTCACCCAGCTCGCGTACGCCCGCAGGGGCGAGATCACGCCGGAGATGGAGTACGTCGCGGTCCGCGAGAACGTGCCGGCGGAGGTGGTGCGCGAGGAGATCGCGGCCGGCCGCGCGGTGCTGCCCGCCAACGTCAACCACCCGGAGACCGAGCCGATGATCATCGGAAAGCGGTTCCTGGTGAAGGTGAATGCCAACATCGGCAACTCCGCGGTGACGTCCTCCATCGAGGAGGAGGTGGACAAGATGACGTGGGCGACCCGGTGGGGTGCGGACACGGTCATGGACCTTTCCACCGGCCGCAACATCCACACCACCCGTGAGTGGGTTCTTCGCAATTCACCCGTACCGATCGGAACCGTCCCTCTCTACCAGGCCCTTGAGAAGGTCGACGGGCGGGCGGAGGAGCTGACCTGGGAGATCTACAAGGACACCGTCATCGAGCAGGCCGAGCAGGGCGTGGACTACATGACGGTGCACGCCGGCGTACGCCTGCCGTACGTGCCGCTGACCGCCCGGCGCAAGACCGGCATCGTCTCCCGGGGCGGCTCGATCATGGCGGCGTGGTGCCTGGCGCACCACAAGGAGTCCTTCCTGTACGAGCACTTCGAGGAACTCTGCGAGATCCTCGCCGCGTACGACGTGACGTACTCGCTGGGCGACGGGCTGCGGCCCGGGTCGATCGCGGACGCCAACGACGAGGCGCAGTTCGCCGAACTGCGCACGCTCGGCGAACTGAACACGGTCGCCAAGCGGTTCGGCGTGCAGACCATGATCGAGGGCCCGGGGCATGTCCCGATGCACAAGATCAAGGAGAACATCGACCTTCAGCAGGAGATCTGCGAGGAGGCGCCGTTCTACACGCTCGGACCGCTGACCACCGACATCGCGCCGGCGTACGACCACATCACCTCGGGCATCGGCGCCGCGATGATCGCCTGGTGGGGGACGGCGATGCTCTGCTACGTGACGCCCAAGGAGCACCTGGGGCTGCCGAACCGGGACGATGTGAAGACCGGGGTCATCACGTACAAGATCGCGGCCCACGCCGCCGACCTGGCCAAGGGGCACCCGGGGGCGCAGGAGTGGGACGACGCGCTGTCGGACGCCCGGTTCGAGTTCCGCTGGGAGGACCAGTTCAACCTGGCGCTCGACCCGGACACGGCACGGGAGTTCCACGACGAGACCCTGCCCGCCGAGCCCGCCAAGACGGCGCACTTCTGCTCGATGTGCGGCCCGAAGTTCTGTTCGATGAAGATCAGCCACAGCATCACCGAGCAGTTCGGCGGCGCGAACGGCGCGGAGGCCACGGCCGAGGAGATCGCCGAGGGGATGCTCGGCAAGTCGCGTGAATTCGCGGCGGGCGGGAACAGGGTCTATCTGCCGCTGGCCGACTGA